The Polyangium mundeleinium genome contains the following window.
CAGCCCCACACACGCGTCGCGGAAAATCGAGCGGATCTGATCCCCGTTCATCCCGTGCGTCGCCTCCGCGATCACATCGAGCAACGCGGGGCTCGCCTCGATCCGAAAATGCTTCGCGTGCACCTCGGCGATGCGCCGCCGCGCCGCCTCGTCCGGCAATCCGATCGCGATCGGCTGAAACCGGCTCGGCCGGAGCAACGCCTCGTCGATGAGGTTCAGCCGGTTCGTCGTGCCAATCACCAGCATCGGCACGTCCGGCCGAAACCCGTCCATCTCCGTCAAAATCTGCGCGACGAGCGCATTTCCCGCGCGGCTCCCGCCATCGTCGCGCCCGCTGCGCTTGGCCGCGATCGAATCGAACTCGTCGAACACCACCACGCTCGGCGCGTTCCGGCGCGCCTCGGCGAAAATCGCGCGGAGCTTTCGCTCACTCTCGCCCACGTACATGTCCGTGACCTCCGGCCCCGACACGACGCGGATCGTCGCGTTCATCTGGTTCGCGATCGCCTTCGCGAACAGCGTCTTGCCCGTCCCCGGCGGCCCGTGGAACAAAAATCCCCGCGGGATGAGCTCACGCCGGAGCTTGTCGTCCGGGAGCTGGAACACCCCGGCGAGCAGCTTGATCGCCCGCGCGAGCAGGGCTTTTTCGTCTTCATATCCCCCGATGTCGTCCATCGTGACCTCGGGAATGACGAAATCCTCGGACGTCTGCGCCTTGAACACCCGGATCGACTCGTAGAGCCGGGCGACCCGCGAGGGGTTGTCCGGGCCATGCCCGCGCCGCGCCTCGATCTGCACGGCATAGGCCATCGCGTCACGCAGGCGGATCGGATTGAGCCCCGCGACCTGCTTGAAGAGCTCCGCCGCCTTGTAATCGGCGAACATCGCCCTTTCTTTTTGGGTCACGAGCGCCACGCCCACCGGGGCCCGCCGCCCCTCCAAAGGCACCTCCCGCGGCAAACCCGAGAGCGAGATCCGCACGGAAAACCGCGCCGCCACGACCTCCGGCACCACGAGCGACCGATCCACGAACGCGAGCAGCGGCCGATCCGGCGCCTCGTACAATAGCTCCGTGATCTCCCGCGCCTCGCTCGACATCCCGCGCTCGGTCGCCGCCACCAGCAGATCGAGGTGCGGCAGCACCAGCACCTGCCCCTCCTTCAGCCCGAAGATCAGCTCCCGCAGCCGCGCGATCTGCATCTGCCGCAGGCCCCGCGGCACGATCCCCGCCTCCGCGTCCTCGGGCGGCAACTCCAGCACCACCCGATCGAGCCGCGCCGCCGCCACGATCCGCGGCCAGAGGTGCCGCACGACGAGTTTGTCGCAAATGACCATGGCCGACAAACCGGCGTGCAGGAACGACGCGACCTGCTCGATCTCGTCGCCATAAGCGATCTCCACGGCCTGCGCCTCCGAGATCGCCTGCGGATGCCCCTCCGCCGCGGGCGCGGGCGGCGGCTTTGCCGCGGCTGCGGGCGCCCGCGGCGCGACGACCGGCGCGGATGCCTTCGGCGCGGCGTGTGCCGTCGCTGTCGGCAGCCGAAGCCCCGGCGGCCAAAACACCGGCGTCCGCTCGGAGATCGTCACCACCTTGATTCGCAGATCCGACACGCGCCGATCGAGCACCTCGGCGAGCGGCTCCAGCGACACGGCAGGCCACGCTTCGAGCAATCCGCGCAGCGTTTGATCCTGCGCATGAAAAAGCGCGTCCAGAAATGCCTCGGCATCCCCGAGCGGCGCGAGCGAGACGAGCGGCCGGCTCATGCATCCTCTCCGGCGAGGCGCGCGCCGAGCTGGAACAGCCGTGTCCCCTCGAGCATCCCTTCGAGATCGAGCCCGTGCCGCGTTCGCAAGAGCTCCGCGTGCGCCCGCCGGATCCGCCAGAGCGGCCCGTAAAACGCAGCCACTGCGAGCGCGTCCTCGATCTTCGCCTCCGGGTCCCCCCGCCCGAGGATCACCGCCCGCGCCGCCGAGATCTCCTCGATCACGCGCTCGCGATGAAACACGAGCCCCGCCTCGTACACCTCGATCACCAGATCGAGCAAGCTCGTTTCCCCCGTGCGCAGCCGCTCCATCGCCGCCGCGCGGAACCGCCGCACCTCGCGCGGAGCGCCCGGCCGCGCGAACGTTTGGACCACCAACCTTTTCCCGTCCGCGTGCCGGGCGAGCGCGGCGATCGTCGTGATCGTCTCGTCCTCCCCGCCGGGCGCGGGCCTGCCGAGCGCGGCCGTGAGCGGCGAACGCGCGCGCAGCATGTCTGCGAGGTCCGCGTCGATCGACGTCGCGAGCGCGCGCGCGCAGATCGCGTCCCGCAGCACGAGATCCCATGCCCCCGAGAGCTCCGGACAGGCCTCCGCGAGCGCCTCCGCCACGCCCTTCGTCTCCGCGAGCCCCACGGCCGCGGCGAGCACCACGCCCCCGGGCCCGAGCGGCCTTCCATCACCGAGCGGCGGCGCGCGCAGGCCGAGCTTCGCCGCGTGGATCGAGGCGAGCGCCGCCGCCGCATCTCGCAAGGGCTCGGGCGGCGTGAGCAGCGAGGGATACCCCATCTCCCCTCCAGGCGTTTTTCGCGGCCGCGCCCCGCCGGGCGCGCTTGCCCACGAAATCACCTCCGCCGCGATCGCCGCGGCCGCTGAGGTCCGGCCCGCCGTTCGTCCCGACGCACCCCGTTCGAGCTCGGTCACGCGAGCACCTCCACGGCGCAAGGCACCAAGAAATCGCCTTGCCGCGCGAAAAACGAAACCTCACGCCCCTCGGGATCCCGCGCCGGATCCACGCAGACGAGCGCCGCGACCTGCCAGGGCCGCCGGAACGTGGAGAAGTGCAGATCCCGGTCGACGACGGAGAGCCCTCGATCCTCCGGCCCCGCGACGAGGTGCGTGTGAAACCAGCCGAGGATCGAGGCCCCGTCCCGCTTCGCCTCGGCATGCCGCCGCATCGAGGCGAACGACTCCGGCGAAAACACGAGCGCGTCCGGCGCCTCCTCCGTGTGCTCGGCCCGGATCACCTCCGTCACCACGACGAGCCACCGCGAAGGCGCATCCGCGTCCCGGTGCACCTCGCCGAACAGAAACCCGCCTTCCTCCACCTCGCGCGAAAATCCCCACGAAACGCCGAGCGAATCGCGCACGTGGTCCCGGACGAACACGTCGACGGGCCCGCCTTCACGCGCCACCCCGGGCCACGCGCGTCCGCGCGGACCGAGCGCGCTCTTCGTTCGGAGGGGCGCCGGCGGCTCCTCGATCGGGGACACGCCGAACGCCTTTTTCGCCCGCATCATGCCGAGAGCCGCTCGATCCTCACGCTGCGCGCGCGCCGCGCCGCCCCGCCTTCGAGCTCGCTCCGCGAGCGCCCGCCGATCGCCATGATCGCGGCCTGCCCCTCGGACGAGGCGGCCCAGGCGTGGGCCTCGGGGTTGTAGAACTCGCGCAGCTCGTAGTTCCGGTACGACGCCATGTCGACGAGCATCTGACAAACCGTACCGAAATGCAGCCCCGGCCGGTAGCTCTCCGCGAGCACGCCCAGACAAACGAGCCCCGTCTTCGCGTCCACGTTCGGGTGAAACACCTCCCGCTGAAAATACGCCTCCGGCGCCTTCACCGGGAAATCGGGCGGCATCACCAGAAGCACCTCGTGCTCCTCGACCCGCCGCGGCGGCGATCCCGGGGCAAACCCCGGTGCGCGAAAGCGCACGAGATACTCCGTCGGCACGTCGAGCGCGTTCGCCTGCACCTCGAAGCCCGGGTGCGTTCCGGCAAACTCGAGGATCTGGTTCTTCACCATCGCGAGGCTCTCGGTCAGCAGAAACGGGTTCACGCTGCCCGCGCGGCGCTCCGGGTGAATTTCCAGGAGATCGAAGGGGCGCACGCCCGCGTCGTGCAGCGTCTGCTGCGAGAAGAGCCGCCTCGCCCCGCGCTCGCCGGGCCGCCGCAGATCCACGACGGGCAGCGCCTTTTCGCCCTTGCCCATGGGCCAGAACGCCTCCTCGTAGGCCCCGAGGATCGCCTGCGCCACGTCCACGAGCCGCGTCGAAGCCCGCACGTGATCGAGCACGAACCGCTGCCCGTCCGGCCCCTCGGCTTGCAGCGGATCGAGGAAATAATCGCGGAACGCGTGGCTCTCGCGCGCGACCTCCACGCGCATCGAGGGCTCGATCGAGGCGCGAAGCGACCGCACGATCGTCTCCGCCTCCTCCTCGCTCGCGCCTTCGAACGACACGCAGAGGCCTCCTTCCTCGCGGCTCACGAGATCGAGCGCCGCCCTTCGCCCGAGCGAGGCCGCGACGCCGCGCGACGCCTTCACGATCGCGAGGATCTGCTCGTCGCCGAGATCCTCCTCGGGCACGATTGAAATGGGCAACGCACGCGCGCCCGATTCCCGCGCAAAGGCCGCCTCACGCCCCTTGCCGCTCTTGCCGGGAAAGAGCCGCGACGCTTCGGCGAGCAGCGCCGAGACCCCCGCGCGCCCGCCGCCTTGCTCGACGATCTCGGCGACCTTCTGGAAATAGTCGTGCGCCGGCCCCTCGAACCGCGGCAAGCGCGCGCCATCGAGACCTGGCACGCCTGCGAGGATCGCGCCTCCGAGCAGCGTGAGCGCGTCCTCGCGTGTCGCTGCCACGCGCCCGAGCTCGCCTACGACCTCCGCCCTCTCCAGAAGAAGTCCCGCGTTCGACATCAGGAAAGCTCCACGTACGTGATTCCGACTCGACCGAGCACCGCGAGGATCTCGCGCGGCGCCACCCCCAGATCCGACAACACCGCCCCCTTGGGCGCGCTCTCGAAGAGGAGCGTCGTCCGCGCTCGCATCAACGTACCACAACGCGGACAGCCTCGGGTGGACGGCATGCCCCACGCCTCCTCGGCGTGATCCCCGCGCGGACATTCGAGCCTTTGCAAAAGCGGGCTCCACGCGAGCGGCCGCGCCCCCGGCCCGAGCGCCGCGCGAAGCGCGCCCACGGTCGCATCACGCCCGAGCGAAATCCGCGTCGCCTCTCCGATCGGCGCGTGCAGCGGGCAATCCGGCGCGCGCTGGATCCTGAGCGGCTCGGCCGCGCCGCGCAGCACGTCGATCACGACCGCGTCCGTCGCCGCCGCCTCGCCCATGATCACCCGCGCCGCGAGCGCGCTCGCCCACGCGCCCACGAGGCCCGCGACGGGCGCGCTCGACCCGAGCTCCGCAGGCCTGCGCGGATCCATGCAGCTCCACGGCACATCGCTCTTCGCGCGCTCCTCGGGCGAGAGCGCGCACGCGTAACACGGCCCGTCCGGATCCAGAAACGGCCGCACCTCCCCGCCCCACGCCGACGTCGCCGCGTCGATCCACCGCGCGCGCACGAGCCCCGCGCGCCCCGCGAGCGACATCCGCGCCGCGCGGCTATCGAGACACCCCACAACGAGCGACGCATCCCGCATCTCCGCGAGCCCCACACCCGAGACGAGCGCCGCTTGCCGCGCCTCCACGACCGTCTCCGGCGCGAGCGCGGCGAGCGTATCCTTCGCCGCCAGCACCTTCGGCCGCCCCACGTCCGCGGGCCGAAACAGCGGCGCACGGCTCAGGTTCGAGGCCGCGACAACATCGTGATCACAAAGCACGAGCTTTCCCACGCCCGCGAGCGCGAGCGCCTGCGCGACTACGTTCCCGAGCGCGCCCACGCCTGCGATCACCACCGTCGCCGCGGCGAGCCGATCCTGCCGAAACCCCGGCACGAGCGCGTGCCGCGCGAACCGCTCGGACAAACCACTCACGTGAGCTTCCGCGAGGTCACGGGGCAATGCTGCCCGATCTTGCTCTTCTGCCACTCGTCGAAGCAATACATCGTCCGGATCGCGTCGCGGTGCACGGCCCCGCGGCAGAGCGGCGCCTCGGGGCTGCACGGACAAACCACGACCTCGTCGAACGGCCGGAGCGTGTGCCCGCAGATCACGCACGAAGGCCGCCGCCCCGCCGGTCCAGGCGCCGCGAGCCGCGGATCCCCCGGCAAAAGCCGCACGAGCAGAAGCCCCTGCGGCGGCGGATGCGCGGACGCGACCCCCGCGTAAAACGCCTCGCGCTCCCGTGACGACACCGACGTCGAGGCCGTCTCCTCGTCCGGACAAACCCCGCCGTGACGCACCTCGTCCGTCGCCGCCGCCTCGGGCTCCACGGCGTCGCCGCGCCGAAACGTGTGCCCGCAGCGCGCGCAGGGTTTTCCCAGCCATGGCGAGCGGATCGTGGTCCGCGTGCTCCCCCCTGCCCCGGGTTCTTTGCGTGTCGGATCCCGCCCCTTTCCGAGGCCTCGATCGAACGCCTCGCAGAGGGCCACTTCCCCGGTGTCCCGCTTCGCCATCTGCAAAGAACCTTAGCAAATCCCCTCGGATTCGGATACACCCGGGAGTCGGGAACTCCCGGGCATGAGCGAGGCGCAGCACGCACGCAAGGCCACGCTCGACGCGTACGTGGCGCGCCAGGCCGCCACGGTCGGCCGCGCGCCCGTGGCCGAGGACGTCGCGACGATCGGCCCCGTCGGCCCCTTCAAAGGCGCCACCGGCGCGGCCTCGCTCGGCATCATCGACGATTTCTCCGAGAGTTACCTCGGCAAGGGCCCGGGCTCCGTCACCTTCGCCCGCGACGGCCGCTCGCTCTACTTCGGCCGCGACGACGGCAAGCTCCGGCGCCTCGCCCTGCCCGCGGGCACGCTCGTATGGGAGCAAAGCGAATCCGAATACGGACGTGGCATTCTGTGCGTCGCGGTGTCGCCCGACGGAAAACGAATCGCCTATGCCCGCAAGAGCGGCGACGTCCGTATCGCCGACGCCGAGACTGGTAAGACCCTCCGCGAAATCAAGGGCGGCAGTGCCGTCTTCGAGCTTTCCTTCTCGAAGGACGGCCAGTTCCTCGCCATGGGCGGCCAGGGCGGGACGCGCCTCCTTCACCTCACCACGATGGCCGAGACCGCGCTCGCCGCGAGCCATTGGACCATGTCCTATTCCGTCGCGTTCGCCCCCGAGGCGCCGATCCTCGCCGAGGGCGCGACGGGCGGAAAGCTCCGCCTCTGGAACATGCCGAGCGGGCTCCGCGCCGAGCACCAGCACCATCGAGGCGACATTCACGGCGTCGCCTGGTCGCCCGACGGCAACCGTCTCGTCACCGCGTCCGAGGACAAAGACGTCATCATCTGCGGCCTCGAGCCGAAAGATCCGATCCTCCGCCTCACGGGCCACACGAGCCTCGTCTTTTGCGTCGCCTGGTCCCCCGAGGGCCGCCGCATCGCCTCCGGCTCGGCCGATCGCACCATTCGAATCTGGGATGCGCACACCGGCCTCCCGCTCGCCCGGTACGAGTTCCCCGAGGAATTCGCCTACCGCCTCGCCTTTTCGCCCGACGGCGTCCTGCTCGCGTCGACGCACCCCTGCACGGCGCGCGTCTGGAACACGCGGGCCACCGTGAAAGCCGTGGCGCCCGCGCCGCGCCTCCTCAGCGCGGGCCCGCTCGCCGCCGATCTCGACCCTCTGCCCGGCGCGCTCGTCGCTTTGCTCCGCGTGAATCGCTCGGCCCCGCTCTCGCTCCTCCGCGAATTGCTCGCCCTCACCGCCGGACAAACCTCGTCGCCCGAAGCCCAGCGCCTCGCGCGCCACCCCGGTGCGAGCGCCCTCGCCGCGCTCCGCTGGCCTCCGCAGGCTCGCGTCGCGCTCATCTTGCTCCTGCTCCGCGAATACGAGGACACCTCGTTTTCCCCGCCAAATGACACCTCCGCCGCCGAGATTCGCTTTGCCCTCATCGACGCCCTCGCCGGCGGCGCCTCCGAGCCCGACGCGCCGCCCTTGCCCCTCGCGTACCTCGAACACGCCCTCGACGCCGTCGACGATCGCCTGCTCGCTTTGCTCGGCTCCCTCGGCCCCGAGGCGTGCGCCGACGATCCCACCCTGCCCCTCGTGATGCTCAGGCGCCTCGCCCAGCTCGCCCCTCGGATCGCCCTCGATCGCCGGCTCCTCGCCTTGCGTGTCCCCGCGCAAAGCCTCGGCGCCGCGGAGGCGCGGGGCCCCTGGCTCGAACCTTCGGGTTTTTCCTCGTCGGGCCATCCCCTCCAGCTCGTCTCCTCGCAATGGGCCTTGCCCGACGATCTCCGGCATTACCGTGCCCTCGCCGGTGGCCTGCTCTACCGCGCCCGCTTCGGTCGCGAGCCGCCGCGCCTGCGCCCCCTCGTGCTCGTCCTCGACGTCTCGCCCACCGCCTTCGGCCCGGTCGAGGCCATGCTCCGGCAAGCCGCACACGCCCTCGCCGCGTCCCTGCTCGACATCGGCCTGCCCGCCTATTTCATTGCGGCCGGCGGCAACAACGAAGCGCGGGCAATCGCCCACCGCACAGACCTCTTCGAAGTGCTCACAGCCCGCGCGCGAGAGCCCGTGCATACCGGAAAAACCCTGGCCCTCGCCGCCGAGCTTTGCGCCTCCTTGCCCATGCACGGTCCGCTCGAGCCCACGATCGTCCTCCTCTCGCATCCGTCGTTCGGCGAGGAGGACCTCGACGTCCCTGCGCCCAAGGACCTCGCCGGCTTTTTCGTCCATTACCCGGGCCACCCCCGGGAGCCTGCGTGGCAAAGGCGATGCAAACGCGCCGTCTGCCTCGGCCCCGACGACGAAGGTCTGCTCGCGGCGGCCCTCGGGCAGGTGCTCGCGTGACCTCGTCTCCGGAATGGCGCCCCGCGCGGTTTTACCGGACCGACGGCGCGCGCCTCACCTGCACCCTTTGCCCCTTCGCGTGCGCGCTCGCGGACGGCGATCGCGGCCGCTGCCACGTCCGGCAGAGGCGCGGCGACATGATGGAAACGGCGACCTACGCGACGTCCGTCCTCCACGCCCAGCCCATCGAGCGCAAGCCGCTGTATCACGTTCATCCCGGAAAAACCGTCCTCACCGTGGCCGCGCCGGGCTGCACGTTCGCCTGCACGTATTGCCAGAACTTCCCCCTCTCGCAGCACGGCCGTATCCCCGAGGCGCCGTGGACCGCGCGGCCCATCACGGCGCGGGAGCTCGCCCGCGCGTGCGCGGAGAAAGACGCGCTCCTCGCCTTCTCGTACACCGAGCCCCTCCTCGCCGCCGAGCTCGCGCTCGACGTCGCCGAGCTGCGGGGCGACACCGGCCCCGCCATCGTTTGGAAGACCAACGGGTTTGTCACCCCGAACGCTGCCCGCCTCCTCGCGCCGACCCTGCTCGCCGCCAACGTCGATCTGAAGACGCCAACCGAGGTGACCCACCGCAGGCTCACGGCCGCGCCGCTCGCGCCCGTCCTGGAGGCCCTTTCCATCTGGAAAGAATGTGGCGTCTGGCTCGAAATCTCAACGCCGCTCATTCCGGGCCTGAACACGGACGACGCCTCGCTCCGCGCCCTCGCCGCGCTCGTTTATTCCTTCGGCGCCGAGACCCCGTGGCACCTCGTCCGTTTCCACCCCGATTACCGCCTCCAGGAAGCCCCCCCGACACACCCCGACCTCCTCCGCCGCGCCGTCGCCCTCGCGAAGGACGTCGGGCTCGTGCACGTGTACGTCGAGCGTGCGCTTGGCGAGGAGGGGCGCAATACATATTGCGCGGGCTGTGGCCAGACCGTGATTCGAAGGGACGTGTGGGCGCTCGCGGAGAACACCCTCCTTCACGGAACATGCCCCCATTGCTCACGGAAGGTCCCCGGGCGATGGGACGAGGTGTCGACATGACGAAACGCGAATTCGTCGAATCCCTGCCCGACCTCATCACGCCCGAGGAGTACGCGGCCGATCCCGAGGGCCGAAAGGTCAAGCTGCGCATCCGGCCGACGGCGGACGGCGTGGAGGTGATCGGCGATGCCGTCCGGCCCAAGGAGCTCGAAGAGATTCTGCTCGCCCTCGACCCGGCCGTCCTGCAGCAAATGCTCTGCGGCTAGCCTGCAAGTCCGGGCGTTCGTGGTAGGTTTGTACTCAAACCATGCCGTACCCGGGATCGCGTCCCCTCCGCGCGCACGAAACGATCCTCTCCCGCGCCCTGGTCGTCGGCGCAGCGGCGCTCGCCCTCGGCCTCGTCACAACCCCGTCCCACGCCGAGCCCGCGAGCGAGCCGCCAGCCGAGACGACCATGCCTTCGCCGCGCGGGCCGACGATCCCGCCCTATCCCGAGGGCGCGACGGGCGACGCCGACGTCATGCTCGCCATTCTCGTGCGCTCCGACGGCAAGGTCACCGAGGCCCGCGTGATCGAAGGCCCCGAGCCGTTCGCCACCGCCGCGGCGGCCGCCGCCTCGTCGTGGGAATTCGAGCCCGCGCGCCGCAATGGAAAACCCATCAGCGCCCGCATCCGCTTCCTCGTCTCGTTCCGCGCGCCCGCCCCCGTCCCCGAGGCGCCCGCGCCGCCCGCAGAAACCTCCCCCACGCCCGCGGCAAACCCTGCCGCGCCCACCCCGACCGCGCCTCCGGCCAAACCCCCGGCGCCCGAGGCCATCGAGGTCCGCGTCCAGGGCGAA
Protein-coding sequences here:
- a CDS encoding ATP-binding protein, which produces MSRPLVSLAPLGDAEAFLDALFHAQDQTLRGLLEAWPAVSLEPLAEVLDRRVSDLRIKVVTISERTPVFWPPGLRLPTATAHAAPKASAPVVAPRAPAAAAKPPPAPAAEGHPQAISEAQAVEIAYGDEIEQVASFLHAGLSAMVICDKLVVRHLWPRIVAAARLDRVVLELPPEDAEAGIVPRGLRQMQIARLRELIFGLKEGQVLVLPHLDLLVAATERGMSSEAREITELLYEAPDRPLLAFVDRSLVVPEVVAARFSVRISLSGLPREVPLEGRRAPVGVALVTQKERAMFADYKAAELFKQVAGLNPIRLRDAMAYAVQIEARRGHGPDNPSRVARLYESIRVFKAQTSEDFVIPEVTMDDIGGYEDEKALLARAIKLLAGVFQLPDDKLRRELIPRGFLFHGPPGTGKTLFAKAIANQMNATIRVVSGPEVTDMYVGESERKLRAIFAEARRNAPSVVVFDEFDSIAAKRSGRDDGGSRAGNALVAQILTEMDGFRPDVPMLVIGTTNRLNLIDEALLRPSRFQPIAIGLPDEAARRRIAEVHAKHFRIEASPALLDVIAEATHGMNGDQIRSIFRDACVGLFCETPPVEPTAERLGFLVGRIRAAADEQRLEGAAPIVAVAARAASGPGPRRPSGALFTLASGNGPGGNGTSGGGST
- a CDS encoding ubiquitin-conjugating enzyme E2 — translated: MSNAGLLLERAEVVGELGRVAATREDALTLLGGAILAGVPGLDGARLPRFEGPAHDYFQKVAEIVEQGGGRAGVSALLAEASRLFPGKSGKGREAAFARESGARALPISIVPEEDLGDEQILAIVKASRGVAASLGRRAALDLVSREEGGLCVSFEGASEEEAETIVRSLRASIEPSMRVEVARESHAFRDYFLDPLQAEGPDGQRFVLDHVRASTRLVDVAQAILGAYEEAFWPMGKGEKALPVVDLRRPGERGARRLFSQQTLHDAGVRPFDLLEIHPERRAGSVNPFLLTESLAMVKNQILEFAGTHPGFEVQANALDVPTEYLVRFRAPGFAPGSPPRRVEEHEVLLVMPPDFPVKAPEAYFQREVFHPNVDAKTGLVCLGVLAESYRPGLHFGTVCQMLVDMASYRNYELREFYNPEAHAWAASSEGQAAIMAIGGRSRSELEGGAARRARSVRIERLSA
- a CDS encoding HesA/MoeB/ThiF family protein: MSGLSERFARHALVPGFRQDRLAAATVVIAGVGALGNVVAQALALAGVGKLVLCDHDVVAASNLSRAPLFRPADVGRPKVLAAKDTLAALAPETVVEARQAALVSGVGLAEMRDASLVVGCLDSRAARMSLAGRAGLVRARWIDAATSAWGGEVRPFLDPDGPCYACALSPEERAKSDVPWSCMDPRRPAELGSSAPVAGLVGAWASALAARVIMGEAAATDAVVIDVLRGAAEPLRIQRAPDCPLHAPIGEATRISLGRDATVGALRAALGPGARPLAWSPLLQRLECPRGDHAEEAWGMPSTRGCPRCGTLMRARTTLLFESAPKGAVLSDLGVAPREILAVLGRVGITYVELS
- a CDS encoding WD40 repeat domain-containing protein gives rise to the protein MSEAQHARKATLDAYVARQAATVGRAPVAEDVATIGPVGPFKGATGAASLGIIDDFSESYLGKGPGSVTFARDGRSLYFGRDDGKLRRLALPAGTLVWEQSESEYGRGILCVAVSPDGKRIAYARKSGDVRIADAETGKTLREIKGGSAVFELSFSKDGQFLAMGGQGGTRLLHLTTMAETALAASHWTMSYSVAFAPEAPILAEGATGGKLRLWNMPSGLRAEHQHHRGDIHGVAWSPDGNRLVTASEDKDVIICGLEPKDPILRLTGHTSLVFCVAWSPEGRRIASGSADRTIRIWDAHTGLPLARYEFPEEFAYRLAFSPDGVLLASTHPCTARVWNTRATVKAVAPAPRLLSAGPLAADLDPLPGALVALLRVNRSAPLSLLRELLALTAGQTSSPEAQRLARHPGASALAALRWPPQARVALILLLLREYEDTSFSPPNDTSAAEIRFALIDALAGGASEPDAPPLPLAYLEHALDAVDDRLLALLGSLGPEACADDPTLPLVMLRRLAQLAPRIALDRRLLALRVPAQSLGAAEARGPWLEPSGFSSSGHPLQLVSSQWALPDDLRHYRALAGGLLYRARFGREPPRLRPLVLVLDVSPTAFGPVEAMLRQAAHALAASLLDIGLPAYFIAAGGNNEARAIAHRTDLFEVLTARAREPVHTGKTLALAAELCASLPMHGPLEPTIVLLSHPSFGEEDLDVPAPKDLAGFFVHYPGHPREPAWQRRCKRAVCLGPDDEGLLAAALGQVLA
- the amrS gene encoding AmmeMemoRadiSam system radical SAM enzyme; translation: MTSSPEWRPARFYRTDGARLTCTLCPFACALADGDRGRCHVRQRRGDMMETATYATSVLHAQPIERKPLYHVHPGKTVLTVAAPGCTFACTYCQNFPLSQHGRIPEAPWTARPITARELARACAEKDALLAFSYTEPLLAAELALDVAELRGDTGPAIVWKTNGFVTPNAARLLAPTLLAANVDLKTPTEVTHRRLTAAPLAPVLEALSIWKECGVWLEISTPLIPGLNTDDASLRALAALVYSFGAETPWHLVRFHPDYRLQEAPPTHPDLLRRAVALAKDVGLVHVYVERALGEEGRNTYCAGCGQTVIRRDVWALAENTLLHGTCPHCSRKVPGRWDEVST
- a CDS encoding radical SAM-modified peptide, FtsH ternary system-associated; its protein translation is MTKREFVESLPDLITPEEYAADPEGRKVKLRIRPTADGVEVIGDAVRPKELEEILLALDPAVLQQMLCG